One window of Enterobacter sp. RHBSTW-00175 genomic DNA carries:
- the dsdX gene encoding D-serine transporter DsdX, with the protein MGSQVWVVATLLISIVLIVLTIVKLKFHPFLALLLASFFVGTMMGMGPLDMVNAIESGIGGTLGFLAAVIGLGTILGKMMEVSGAAERIGITLQRCRWLSADVIMVLVGMICGITLFVEVGVVLLIPLAFSIAKKTQTSLLKLAIPLCTALMAVHCVVPPHPAALFVTNKLGADVGTVIVYGLLVGLTASLVGGPLFLKLLGNRLPFKPVPAEFSDLKVREEHTLPSLGATLFTVLLPIGLMLVKTIAELNMAKTGTLYTVLEFIGNPITAMFIAVFVAYYLLGLRQHMGMSTMLTHTEHGFGSIANILLIIGAGGAFNAILKTSGLADTLAQILSNLHMHPILLAWLVALVLHAAVGSATVAMMGATAIVAPMLPLYPNVSPEIITIAIGSGAIGCTIVTDSLFWLVKQYCGATLNETFKYYTTATFIASVLALGGTFLLSFII; encoded by the coding sequence ATGGGATCTCAGGTCTGGGTTGTGGCGACGCTGCTCATCAGCATCGTGTTAATTGTATTAACCATCGTAAAACTGAAGTTTCATCCGTTCCTTGCACTGCTGCTGGCGAGCTTTTTCGTCGGCACCATGATGGGGATGGGCCCGCTGGATATGGTGAACGCCATTGAGAGCGGTATTGGCGGCACGCTGGGCTTCCTCGCCGCGGTGATTGGTCTGGGGACGATCCTCGGCAAGATGATGGAAGTGTCCGGCGCGGCGGAGCGTATCGGCATCACGCTTCAACGCTGCCGCTGGCTATCCGCCGATGTGATTATGGTGCTGGTGGGGATGATTTGCGGCATCACGCTGTTTGTGGAAGTGGGCGTGGTATTGCTGATCCCGCTTGCCTTCTCGATTGCCAAAAAAACCCAGACCTCACTACTGAAGCTGGCTATTCCGCTCTGTACTGCGCTGATGGCCGTGCACTGTGTAGTGCCTCCGCACCCGGCAGCGCTGTTCGTCACCAACAAACTGGGCGCCGATGTGGGGACAGTTATTGTCTACGGCTTACTGGTTGGCCTGACGGCCTCACTGGTGGGCGGCCCACTGTTCCTGAAACTGCTCGGCAATCGTCTGCCGTTCAAACCGGTTCCGGCAGAATTTTCTGACCTGAAAGTCCGGGAAGAACACACGCTGCCGTCACTTGGGGCAACGCTGTTCACGGTGCTGCTGCCCATCGGCCTGATGCTGGTGAAAACCATCGCCGAGCTGAACATGGCGAAAACGGGCACCCTGTACACGGTACTGGAATTTATCGGCAACCCGATCACCGCGATGTTTATCGCCGTGTTTGTTGCCTACTACCTGCTTGGACTGCGTCAGCATATGGGGATGAGCACCATGCTCACCCATACCGAACACGGCTTTGGCTCTATTGCTAACATTCTGTTGATTATCGGTGCGGGCGGGGCGTTTAACGCTATCCTCAAAACCAGCGGACTGGCCGATACGCTGGCGCAGATCCTGTCGAACCTGCATATGCATCCGATCCTGCTCGCCTGGCTGGTGGCGTTAGTTCTACACGCAGCGGTAGGCTCAGCCACCGTTGCGATGATGGGTGCCACCGCCATCGTGGCCCCGATGCTGCCGCTGTACCCGAACGTCAGCCCGGAAATCATTACCATTGCCATCGGTTCTGGTGCCATTGGCTGCACGATCGTGACTGATTCCCTCTTCTGGCTTGTGAAGCAATACTGCGGCGCGACCCTGAATGAGACGTTCAAATACTATACGACGGCGACCTTTATCGCCTCGGTGCTTGCACTTGGCGGCACATTCCTGCTTTCTTTCATTATCTGA
- a CDS encoding DUF202 domain-containing protein produces the protein MADSRKARREADPGLQPERTSLAWLRTLLGYGALIALAIKHNWHRTGVPFWVSLVVLALVAIILWRYTRSRNLMDVAQDDVVQPKAVRDKFLIALAVLSLALLFAVTHIQQILNM, from the coding sequence ATGGCGGATAGCCGCAAAGCGCGCCGCGAAGCCGATCCCGGCTTACAGCCGGAACGAACCTCACTGGCCTGGCTTCGTACGCTACTGGGATACGGTGCGCTGATCGCGCTGGCGATTAAACACAACTGGCATCGCACAGGCGTGCCGTTCTGGGTTTCTCTTGTTGTGCTGGCGCTGGTGGCGATCATTTTGTGGCGTTATACCCGCAGCCGTAACCTGATGGATGTCGCCCAGGACGACGTTGTCCAGCCAAAAGCGGTGCGGGATAAGTTTCTGATCGCGCTGGCCGTGCTGTCACTGGCGCTACTGTTTGCCGTCACCCATATTCAGCAGATCCTGAATATGTAA
- a CDS encoding YidH family protein — MKISRLGEAPDYRFSLANERTFLAWIRTALGFLAAGVGLDQLAPDFATPLIREVLALLLCLFAGVLAIYGYLRWLRNEKAMRLKQDLPYTRGLLIISAILLTVAGVVMVLVFYGG; from the coding sequence ATGAAAATTTCTCGCCTCGGCGAAGCCCCGGACTACCGCTTCTCGCTGGCCAATGAACGTACATTTTTAGCGTGGATACGCACTGCACTGGGCTTTCTCGCTGCAGGTGTTGGCCTTGACCAGCTGGCCCCGGATTTCGCGACCCCGCTGATCCGCGAAGTACTGGCCCTGCTGCTGTGTCTGTTTGCGGGCGTACTGGCGATTTACGGCTACCTGCGCTGGTTACGTAACGAAAAGGCGATGCGTCTGAAGCAGGATCTACCCTACACGCGCGGGTTACTGATTATCAGCGCGATACTGTTGACGGTGGCAGGTGTGGTGATGGTGCTGGTGTTCTATGGCGGATAG
- the dsdA gene encoding D-serine ammonia-lyase, whose amino-acid sequence MENATITTLTAQFPLVEDLIALKETTWFNPRTTSLEEGLPYVGLTKADVDDAHARLNRFAPYLAKAFPETAATNGIIESELVAIPAMHKRLEKEFGTTIPGTLLLKKDSHLPISGSIKARGGIYEVLTHAEKLALAAGLLSVDDDYSILLEPRFKDFFSQYSIAVGSTGNLGMSIGIMSARIGFKVTVHMSADAREWKKAKLRSHGVIVVEYEQDYGVAVEQGRKAAESDPNCFFIDDENSRTLFLGYAVAGERLKAQFAAQGRVVDAQHPLYVYLPCGVGGGPGGVAFGLKLAFGDNVHCFFAEPTHSPCMLLGVYTGLHDEIAVQDLGIDNVTAADGLAVGRASGFVGRAMERLLDGFYTLSDQSMYDMLGWLAQEEGIRLEPSALAGMAGPVRVKADATHLVWATGGGMVPEDEMAKYLAKGR is encoded by the coding sequence ATGGAAAACGCAACTATCACCACGCTAACCGCACAGTTCCCTCTGGTTGAGGATCTGATTGCCCTGAAAGAAACCACCTGGTTTAACCCGCGAACCACCTCGCTTGAAGAAGGGTTGCCGTATGTCGGGCTGACCAAAGCCGACGTGGACGACGCCCATGCGCGGCTGAACCGCTTCGCACCGTATCTGGCGAAAGCGTTTCCGGAAACGGCAGCCACCAACGGGATTATTGAATCTGAACTGGTGGCCATTCCGGCAATGCATAAGCGGCTGGAGAAAGAGTTCGGCACGACGATCCCCGGCACGCTGCTGCTGAAAAAAGACAGCCACCTGCCGATTTCGGGTTCCATAAAAGCGCGCGGCGGTATCTATGAGGTGCTCACTCACGCGGAAAAGCTGGCGCTGGCAGCGGGCCTGCTCAGCGTCGACGACGATTACAGCATCCTGCTGGAGCCACGCTTTAAGGACTTTTTCAGCCAGTACAGCATTGCGGTAGGGTCGACCGGCAACCTGGGGATGTCCATCGGGATCATGAGTGCGCGGATCGGCTTTAAGGTCACGGTGCATATGTCTGCCGATGCCCGCGAATGGAAGAAAGCCAAACTGCGCAGCCACGGCGTGATTGTGGTCGAATACGAGCAGGACTACGGCGTGGCGGTTGAACAGGGGCGCAAAGCCGCAGAAAGCGACCCCAACTGTTTCTTTATCGACGATGAAAACTCCCGCACCCTGTTCCTGGGCTACGCCGTTGCAGGCGAGCGCCTGAAGGCACAGTTTGCCGCACAGGGCCGCGTGGTGGATGCGCAACATCCGCTGTACGTCTACCTGCCGTGTGGTGTGGGCGGTGGCCCTGGCGGCGTGGCGTTTGGTCTGAAGCTGGCCTTCGGCGACAACGTTCACTGCTTCTTTGCCGAGCCAACTCACTCCCCTTGTATGCTGCTGGGCGTTTATACCGGCCTGCACGACGAGATTGCGGTGCAGGATCTGGGGATCGACAACGTGACGGCAGCCGATGGGCTGGCGGTAGGTCGTGCATCTGGTTTCGTGGGGCGTGCGATGGAGCGTTTGCTCGATGGCTTCTACACCTTAAGCGATCAGAGCATGTATGACATGCTCGGCTGGCTGGCGCAGGAAGAGGGTATTCGCCTGGAGCCATCGGCGCTGGCGGGTATGGCCGGGCCGGTGCGCGTTAAAGCCGATGCCACTCACCTGGTGTGGGCGACCGGCGGCGGTATGGTGCCGGAAGACGAGATGGCGAAATATCTGGCGAAGGGCCGTTAA
- a CDS encoding cellulase family glycosylhydrolase codes for MFKPLIATALLLTTGWATAAEPPLTAALYAQQLGVGIDVDWARTERGIREFDPLVVRDFRAKGLTHVRIRVADEPTEARLIHLRKLVEACEQYGVIPIIAYQADEYKNDPKADNEKEVINWWIAVAHYFGQSSPLLGFDLIYEPADKLNHNQASLNRVYEKTIKVIHSIDANRMIFIAPRLRAAPEDLSSMKLPAHSQNYLLAEWHIFPWGPLKNNGKYPWTSGTAAEKAAIHNRINTALHWQQKTGHVSWVGGWGVGESSRFTPTASQLAFATFMACELQKSKIPYAINADFQFYDGEEGAWRPAPEPLLQTMITPECEKPAEKPGHHAVKPAAHDAGHGTPAAASTVKSAAPSASSVNPN; via the coding sequence GTGTTTAAGCCTCTCATTGCCACTGCGTTACTGCTAACTACCGGCTGGGCCACCGCCGCTGAGCCGCCGCTGACGGCTGCCCTTTATGCGCAGCAGCTTGGCGTGGGTATTGATGTCGACTGGGCGCGCACCGAACGTGGCATCCGGGAATTCGATCCGCTGGTCGTTCGTGATTTTCGCGCCAAAGGGTTAACGCATGTGCGTATTCGCGTGGCGGATGAACCTACCGAAGCGCGGCTCATTCATCTGCGTAAACTGGTAGAGGCGTGCGAGCAATACGGGGTGATCCCCATCATCGCTTATCAGGCTGACGAATATAAAAACGACCCCAAAGCGGACAATGAAAAAGAGGTGATCAACTGGTGGATTGCGGTGGCGCACTATTTTGGCCAAAGCTCGCCGCTGCTTGGGTTTGATCTGATCTATGAGCCGGCGGATAAGCTCAACCACAACCAGGCTTCGCTGAACCGGGTATACGAGAAAACAATAAAAGTCATTCACAGCATTGATGCTAATCGCATGATTTTTATCGCGCCACGCCTGCGTGCCGCGCCGGAAGATTTATCCAGCATGAAGCTGCCTGCGCACAGCCAAAATTACCTGCTGGCCGAGTGGCATATTTTCCCATGGGGGCCGCTGAAAAATAACGGCAAATATCCGTGGACGTCCGGTACGGCGGCCGAAAAAGCCGCCATTCACAACCGGATTAACACCGCGTTGCACTGGCAGCAAAAAACCGGACATGTCAGTTGGGTTGGCGGCTGGGGAGTGGGTGAATCAAGCCGATTTACGCCAACTGCGTCGCAGCTGGCGTTTGCCACGTTTATGGCCTGTGAACTGCAAAAGTCGAAAATCCCGTATGCCATTAACGCCGATTTCCAGTTTTATGACGGGGAAGAAGGGGCCTGGCGGCCTGCGCCAGAGCCTTTATTGCAGACCATGATTACACCTGAGTGTGAAAAGCCCGCCGAGAAGCCGGGCCATCATGCAGTTAAACCGGCTGCTCATGATGCGGGACACGGGACGCCAGCGGCAGCCAGCACAGTAAAATCAGCAGCCCCATCAGCGTCATCAGTAAACCCAAACTAG
- the emrD gene encoding multidrug efflux MFS transporter EmrD, translating into MKKQRNVNLLLMLVLLVAVGQMAQTIYIPAIADMAKELNVREGAVQSVMAAYLLTYGVSQLFYGPLSDRVGRRPVILVGMCIFMVATVIAITTHSLTVLIAASALQGVGTGVGGVMARTLPRDLYQGTQLRHANSLLNMGILVSPLLAPLIGGLLDTMWSWRACYVFLLVLCVIVTFSMARWMPETRPTDAPRTKLITSYKTLFGNGAFTCYLLMLIGGLAGIAVFEACSGVLLGAGLGLSSMVVSILFILPIPAAFFGAWFAGRPNKRFSTLMWQSVISCLLAGVMMWIPGLFGVMTVWTLLIPAALFFFGAGMLFPLATSGAMEPFPFLAGTAGALVGGLQNIGSGALAWLSALLPQTGQASLGLLMTLMGLLILLCWLPLASRVPHHEQPV; encoded by the coding sequence ATGAAAAAACAAAGGAACGTTAACTTATTGTTGATGCTGGTGTTACTGGTGGCCGTCGGTCAGATGGCGCAAACCATCTACATTCCGGCAATCGCCGACATGGCAAAGGAACTGAACGTCCGCGAGGGCGCAGTGCAGAGCGTCATGGCCGCTTATCTGCTGACCTATGGCGTCTCTCAGCTGTTTTACGGCCCGCTGTCCGATCGCGTCGGGCGTCGCCCGGTGATTCTGGTGGGCATGTGCATATTTATGGTCGCCACGGTGATTGCCATCACTACCCATAGCCTGACGGTACTGATTGCCGCCAGCGCTCTGCAAGGCGTCGGGACCGGCGTTGGCGGGGTGATGGCGCGCACCTTGCCGCGTGATCTGTACCAGGGCACCCAGCTTCGCCATGCCAATAGTCTGCTCAATATGGGCATTCTGGTGAGTCCGCTGCTGGCCCCGTTGATTGGCGGCCTGCTGGATACAATGTGGTCGTGGCGTGCCTGCTACGTCTTCCTGCTGGTGCTGTGTGTGATTGTGACCTTCAGCATGGCGCGCTGGATGCCGGAAACGCGCCCCACCGACGCACCGCGCACCAAACTTATCACCAGCTATAAAACGCTGTTCGGCAACGGGGCGTTCACCTGCTACCTGCTGATGTTGATCGGCGGCCTGGCGGGGATTGCCGTGTTTGAAGCCTGCTCCGGCGTACTGTTAGGCGCAGGGCTTGGCCTCAGCAGTATGGTGGTGAGTATCCTGTTTATCCTGCCTATTCCGGCAGCGTTTTTCGGCGCATGGTTTGCCGGACGCCCGAACAAACGTTTCTCCACGCTGATGTGGCAGTCAGTGATTAGCTGCCTGCTGGCAGGCGTGATGATGTGGATCCCAGGGTTGTTCGGCGTGATGACAGTCTGGACGCTGCTTATCCCGGCGGCGCTGTTCTTTTTCGGTGCAGGGATGTTGTTCCCGCTCGCCACCAGCGGCGCAATGGAGCCGTTCCCGTTCCTCGCAGGCACGGCGGGCGCGCTGGTGGGCGGTTTGCAGAATATCGGTTCCGGCGCGCTGGCCTGGCTTTCTGCGCTGTTACCGCAAACCGGTCAGGCTAGTTTGGGTTTACTGATGACGCTGATGGGGCTGCTGATTTTACTGTGCTGGCTGCCGCTGGCGTCCCGTGTCCCGCATCATGAGCAGCCGGTTTAA
- a CDS encoding EamA family transporter, whose protein sequence is MTITVFCILLFAALLHASWNAIVKAGTDKLYSAISVSGSATLIALVLLPFSPQPSAASWPFLIVSCALQVVYTVLVAKTYQVSDMSQTYPLMRGTAPLLVALISVLALGDSLSWLAWSGIGVICLSILAMAMNGRMQSRKGIWLALLNACFIAGYTLVDGTGVRLSDTALGYTLWTFFMNGFCLLSWAMVARRREASSYLRLHWKKGLLGGIGTMGSYGLALWAMTQAPLAVVAALRETSILFGALIAFVLLKEKVAGLRIAAALGIAGGAILLRLA, encoded by the coding sequence ATGACCATCACCGTTTTCTGCATTTTACTCTTCGCCGCGCTGCTGCATGCCAGCTGGAACGCCATCGTCAAAGCCGGAACGGATAAGCTCTATTCTGCAATCAGCGTCAGCGGCTCCGCCACGCTGATTGCCCTGGTGCTGCTCCCCTTTTCGCCACAGCCTTCTGCCGCAAGCTGGCCGTTTTTAATCGTCTCCTGCGCGTTACAGGTGGTGTACACGGTGCTGGTGGCGAAGACCTATCAGGTCTCTGATATGAGTCAGACCTATCCCCTGATGCGCGGCACTGCGCCGCTGCTGGTGGCGCTGATCAGCGTGCTGGCGCTCGGCGATAGCCTCTCATGGCTCGCGTGGTCCGGCATTGGGGTGATCTGCCTGTCGATACTGGCGATGGCGATGAACGGACGCATGCAGTCCCGAAAAGGGATCTGGCTGGCGCTGCTGAATGCCTGTTTTATCGCGGGCTATACGCTGGTGGATGGCACCGGCGTGCGGCTCTCTGACACCGCGCTGGGCTACACGCTGTGGACCTTCTTTATGAACGGCTTCTGCCTGCTGAGCTGGGCGATGGTCGCGCGGCGGCGTGAAGCGTCCAGCTACCTGCGGCTGCACTGGAAAAAGGGGCTGCTCGGCGGGATAGGTACTATGGGCTCTTACGGCCTGGCGCTATGGGCAATGACGCAGGCCCCGCTGGCAGTGGTCGCAGCGCTGCGCGAAACCTCCATTCTTTTTGGGGCACTGATCGCGTTTGTCCTTTTAAAAGAGAAAGTTGCGGGTCTGCGTATTGCTGCGGCGCTGGGTATTGCTGGCGGAGCGATTCTGCTGCGCCTGGCGTAA
- the dsdC gene encoding DNA-binding transcriptional regulator DsdC, translated as MNDANEARNRLLNGWQLSKMYTFEVAARHESFALAAEELSLSPSAVSHRINLLEEELGIQLFVRSHRKVELTQEGKRVYWTLKSSLDTLNQEILDIKNQALSGTLTVYSRPSIAQCWLVPMLGDFTRRYPSISLTILTGNDYVNMQRTGVDLALYFDDTPPNHLSHHFLMDEAILPVCSPEYAQQHALLQNPDNLRHCTLLHDRQAWSNDSGTDEWFSWAQHFAVNMPPSSGIGFDRSDLAIIAAMNHVGVAMGRKRLVQKRLETGELIAPFGEKTLKCHQHYYISTPSGRQWPKIDAFINWLKAMAQ; from the coding sequence ATGAATGATGCAAATGAGGCCAGAAACCGCCTGTTAAATGGCTGGCAGTTGTCAAAAATGTACACCTTTGAAGTGGCGGCGCGTCACGAATCCTTTGCGCTGGCGGCGGAAGAGCTATCGTTAAGCCCCAGCGCGGTCAGTCACCGCATCAACCTGCTGGAAGAGGAGCTGGGCATTCAGCTGTTTGTGCGCTCACACCGGAAAGTGGAGCTGACCCAGGAAGGAAAGCGTGTGTACTGGACGTTAAAATCGTCGCTGGACACCCTGAATCAGGAGATCCTGGATATCAAAAACCAGGCGCTGTCCGGCACGCTGACGGTTTACTCCCGTCCATCGATTGCCCAGTGCTGGCTGGTACCAATGCTGGGGGACTTCACCCGCCGGTATCCGTCGATTTCGCTGACCATTTTGACCGGCAATGATTATGTAAATATGCAGCGAACGGGGGTCGATCTGGCGCTCTATTTCGACGATACGCCGCCAAATCATCTGTCTCACCATTTTCTGATGGATGAGGCTATCCTGCCGGTGTGTTCCCCGGAATATGCACAACAACATGCGCTGCTTCAGAACCCGGATAACCTGCGCCACTGCACCTTGCTGCATGACCGCCAGGCCTGGAGCAACGACTCCGGCACCGACGAGTGGTTTAGCTGGGCGCAGCATTTTGCAGTAAATATGCCGCCATCATCGGGTATTGGTTTCGATCGTTCTGATTTAGCGATTATTGCTGCAATGAACCACGTGGGGGTGGCGATGGGGCGTAAACGTCTGGTGCAAAAGCGCCTTGAGACTGGGGAACTGATAGCGCCCTTTGGCGAGAAAACGCTGAAATGCCATCAACACTATTACATCTCCACCCCGTCCGGGCGACAGTGGCCAAAAATCGATGCCTTTATCAATTGGTTGAAGGCGATGGCGCAGTGA